The Streptomyces rubrogriseus genomic sequence CGAGGAGGGCGAGCGCGCGCTGCCCGAAGACCGGCTCGGTGCCCAGCCGGTCCGCTTCGCGCGGGTCGGGGTGGTACGCCTGCTCCAGCAGTTCCGGGCCGTACGGGTTGAGCAGTCCGGGCGTCAGGATGCCGGGCCACCGGCGCACCCGCGCCCGCGGGTGGTCGGCGGCCAGCGCCTCGTACGGGCCGACGGCGGCGAGCTGCGCACCGTCGACCACGACGGCCGCCTCGGGCGAGGCCTCACAGACGTGGATCGTCAGCACGGCGGCCTCAGTTGGGGGCCAGCAGCTTCAGCTCGGGGTGGGCCGTGCCGCCCTCGATCGCCGTGGAGGAGATGTGGGAGACGACGCGCTCGTCGACGGGGTCGTTCGCCGGGTCGTCGTGCACGACGAGGTGCTCGTACGTCGTGGCCCGCTGCGCCGGGACCCGCCCCGCCTTGCGGATCAGGTCGATGATCTCCAGCCGGTTGGACCGGTGCTTGGCGCCCGCGGAGGAGACGACGTTCTCCTCGAGCATGATCGAGCCGAGGTCGTCCGCGCCGTAGTGCAGGGAGAGCTGGCCGACCTCCTTGCCGGTGGTCAGCCAGGAGCCCTGGATGTGGGCGACGTTGTCGAGGAACATGCGGGCGATGGCGATCATCCGCAGGTACTCGAAGAGCGTGGCCTGCGTGCGGCCCTTCAGGTGGTTGTTCTCGGGCTGGTAGGTGTACGGGATGAAGGCGCGGAAGCCGCCGGTGCGGTCCTGCACGTCCCGGATCATCCGCAGGTGCTCGATGCGCTCGGCGTTGGTCTCGCCGGTGCCCATCAGCATGGTGGACGTCGACTCGACGCCCAGCCCGTGCGCGATCTCCATGATCTCCAGCCAGCGCTCGCCGGACTCCTTCAGCGGCGCGATGGCCTTGCGCGGCCGCTCGGGCAGCAGCTCCGCACCGGCACCGGCGAAGGAGTCGAGTCCGGCGGCGTGGATGCGGGTGACGGCCTCCTCGACCGACACCTTCGAGATCCGCGCCATGTGCTCGACCTCGCTCGCCCCCAGGCTGTGGATGACGAGCTGCGGGAACTCCTTCTTGATGGCGGCGAAGTGCTCCTCGTAGTACTCGACGCCGTAGTCCGGGTGGTGGCCGCCCTGGAACATGATCTGCGTACCGCCCAGTTCGACCGTCTCCGCGCAGCGGCGCAGGATGTCGTCGAGGTCGCGGCTCCAGCCCTTCTTGGTGTCCTTGGGGGCCGCGTAGAAGGCGCAGAACTTGCACGCCGTGACGCACACGTTCGTGTAGTTGATGTTGCGCTCGATGATGTACGTCGCGATGTGCTCCGTACCCGCGTACCGGCGCCTGCGTACGGCGTCGGCGGCGGCGCCCAGCGCGTGCAGCGGGGCGTCGCGATAGAGGTCGAGCGCCTCTTCGGGGGTGATTCGCCCACCGGCGGCGGCGCGGTCGAGGATGGGCTGAAGGTCGGCCTTCTCGGTCACCGGCGTCCCTTTCGCAAGGTTCGTAAGGGTTGTGGACGGACCGCACCAGCGTACGCCAGGCGTTTGGGACGCTCGTGCTCAGGCCGCGTAGGCCCCGGCCAGGACGCCGAGGAAGGCGCCCGCGATCAGGAACGGCCCGAAGGGGATGGCCGTCTTGCGGTCCGCGCGCCGGGCGACGAGGAGGGCGCCGCCGTACAGCGCCCCGAGCAGGAACCCGGCGAAGGTGCCCAGCATCAGCGTGGGCCAGCCGTACCAGCCGAGGACGGCACCGGCCGTGAGGGCGAGCTTGACGTCGCCGAAGCCCATGCCGGCCGGGTTGATGAGGAACAGCACGAGGTAGCCGGCGCCGAGGGCGAGGGCGCCCAGCAGGGCGGTCGTCCACTCCCCCGCGTGCTCGGGCACGAGCGCGGTGAGCCCGAGCAGGACGAGCGCGGCGCCGGCCAGCGGCAGGGTGAGCGGGTCGGGCAGCCGCCGTACCTTCAGGTCGACGACGGCCAGCAGCACGCCGACCGGGGCGAGCAGCAGCCAGACGGCGACCTCGGGCCGGGTGCCGGTGGCGGCGGCGAGCGCGGCGCAGACGAGGGCGGTGGCGACGGCGAGGGACGCGGTGCGCGGACCGTAGGACGCCTGACCGGCCGGGCACCGCGCGCACCGGGCCCGGCCGAGCCAGCCGGGTACGGGGTGCCGCCCGTCCGGGCACCGCTCGCGCCAGGCCTCCCCGGACGGGGCGGAGAACCGGTAGGCCGCACGGGGCAGCGACGCGCCCGCCGCCGCGCCCCACACCGCGGCGACGAGGACGACCACGAGATCGATGTCGACGGCGCTGTCCATGACGGAGTCGATGGCGGAGTCGATGCTCATCCGGCGGCGGAGACGCCCTCGCGCCAGGTCGGCAGCAGCTCGTCGAGCAGCGCCTCGGTGCGCGGCGGCACCCCGCGGGCCCCGCTGCGGGCGACGAGGTCGGCGGCGAGGACGCGCAGTCGGCCGGGATCCCCGGTGGTGTGGGTGGCGCGCAGCAGCTCGTGCCACAGGCGTTCGTCGGCGGGGGCGGTGCGCAGCGCCGCGGTCAGCGCCTCGATGGCCTTCTCCGCGCGGTCCTTCTCCAGGTGGAACTCGGAGAGCGCCAGCCCGGTGTCGGCGACCAGCAGCGGGAGCTGGGCGTCGACGATCTCGTGGGTGAGCCAGCGGTAGCGGCCCTCGGGCCGGTCGGCCAGCAGCGGCCCGCGCACCAGCACCAGCGCGTCGGTGAGCAGCCGCCCGCGCACCTGGCGGCTGCCGACGCCCCGGCCCTGGGTGGCCTCGTAGTAGAGGGAGCGCAGGACGTCGAGGTCGGAGACGACGGACTTGGCGAGGGTGAGCCGGCCGGTGGCGTCGGTGCCGAGCCGAGGGGTGCCGTCGGGGTCGGAGCCGAGCCAGGCCCGCAGTCGCTCCAGCAGCGCGTCGCGCACGTCCGCCGTCACGCCGCGCGGCCACAGCGCGGAGGACAGCACCCGCGGGTGGACACCCTCGCGGTGCAGCAGGAGCAGCGCCAGCGCCTCGTGCAGCAGGGCGCTGCGCTCACCGTCGGGCGTGTCCAGGCCGATGATCTCGTACGACCCGACGAGGCGGGCGTACACCGCGGGCCGCCCCTGCTCGCTGATGTCGACGAGGAACGGCGGGGCGTTGGCCGGCCGGCCGGGCCCGCCCTCCGGGTCGGAGCCGGGGCCGGAGCCGGGATCGGCGTCGGTGAACAGCTCGACGACGGCACGCCGCTGGGCGGCCGGCAGCATCTGGGCGTCCAGTTCGAGCCCGAGCAGCGGCGCGAGCAGGCGGCCCGCGCCGGTGATCTCCATCTCCCAGGCGGCGCCGGGCAGGTCGGTGCCCTCGGTGCCGACGAGGTAGCCGATGCCGAGCCGACCGGCGTCGGCCGCGAGTTCGGCCAGTCGCAGCGCGTCGTCGTCGGAGGGCTGGGCGGCCAGCAGGACGAGGTGCGGGGCCCAGCGGGTGTGCTGGGCGGGTCCGGTGCGGCCGGTGAGTACGGAGTCGTGCCCGGCGGCACCGAGCGCGCCGCGCCGCTGCCGGGTCTCGGCGGACATGGTCTCGAAGAGGTCCTCGAACCCGTCGAGATGGCGGATCCGGTTGGGCGCGAGGGGCGTGAGGTCGTCCCCGAACCCGACCAGGGTGATGGTCATCCGGTCCGACCAGCCGTTGGTGGCCAGTTCGGCGGCGACCGACGCGAACACGGCGGCCCGGTCGGCCTCGGTGCCGCCGAGCGAGACGATGCCGGGCACGGCCTCCAGGTTGAGCAGCAGCCGGGAGTCGTCCATGGTGCCGAGACTGACGAGCCCGGGGTACGGCGCGGCCGTCTCGGCCTCCTCGTACCCCTCGGCGTCGGTGCGGGCCAGCATCCAGAAGGTCTGGTCCTGACCCTGCTGCCACGGGGCGGGCGGCTTCCCGGCCGGCTGGGCGAGCTGGAGGTGCAGGTCGCCGTTGCCGCTCATCCA encodes the following:
- a CDS encoding bacterial transcriptional activator domain-containing protein, which gives rise to MPRRRTTSSSSSTASSAPSAPRNRTPQPVRVRRRSFGDFVKAFLAFVVLAGLVVGVPFALAVTAGWPFPGGAPSLDWLQREITVSTFLHILTVIVWLAWAQFTACVLVEVKAALSGVGVPGRVPGSGPSQLLARQLVAALLLVGATAASLTPGLSQLGQSLEGNQKPSVAAAQQTPGIFAQQQEQAAATAGALAEQAGQAGQDAARADGGSSAAHGDTKYYRIQPPEGRHHDSLWEVAERHLGDGRRYKEIFELNKDRVQPDGSRLSEASLIRPGWIMEMPGDARGGELVEMPDEAPNVSEQVQQQISDYAKSGDHAQGSGGGDAQVSLPEQRPAPTPANPVTPATPVPGTGQEHATPAAGQAGDSFGLPEALLAAPLLAAGLLGALGRRRRQAMWQSALGAVGGRRGMEPPTPTGDAQDVQDALLVGADPEGVRLLDRSLRGLAASLTAESRPLPVVYAAWMSGNGDLHLQLAQPAGKPPAPWQQGQDQTFWMLARTDAEGYEEAETAAPYPGLVSLGTMDDSRLLLNLEAVPGIVSLGGTEADRAAVFASVAAELATNGWSDRMTITLVGFGDDLTPLAPNRIRHLDGFEDLFETMSAETRQRRGALGAAGHDSVLTGRTGPAQHTRWAPHLVLLAAQPSDDDALRLAELAADAGRLGIGYLVGTEGTDLPGAAWEMEITGAGRLLAPLLGLELDAQMLPAAQRRAVVELFTDADPGSGPGSDPEGGPGRPANAPPFLVDISEQGRPAVYARLVGSYEIIGLDTPDGERSALLHEALALLLLHREGVHPRVLSSALWPRGVTADVRDALLERLRAWLGSDPDGTPRLGTDATGRLTLAKSVVSDLDVLRSLYYEATQGRGVGSRQVRGRLLTDALVLVRGPLLADRPEGRYRWLTHEIVDAQLPLLVADTGLALSEFHLEKDRAEKAIEALTAALRTAPADERLWHELLRATHTTGDPGRLRVLAADLVARSGARGVPPRTEALLDELLPTWREGVSAAG
- a CDS encoding prepilin peptidase gives rise to the protein MSIDSAIDSVMDSAVDIDLVVVLVAAVWGAAAGASLPRAAYRFSAPSGEAWRERCPDGRHPVPGWLGRARCARCPAGQASYGPRTASLAVATALVCAALAAATGTRPEVAVWLLLAPVGVLLAVVDLKVRRLPDPLTLPLAGAALVLLGLTALVPEHAGEWTTALLGALALGAGYLVLFLINPAGMGFGDVKLALTAGAVLGWYGWPTLMLGTFAGFLLGALYGGALLVARRADRKTAIPFGPFLIAGAFLGVLAGAYAA
- the mqnC gene encoding cyclic dehypoxanthinyl futalosine synthase, whose protein sequence is MTEKADLQPILDRAAAGGRITPEEALDLYRDAPLHALGAAADAVRRRRYAGTEHIATYIIERNINYTNVCVTACKFCAFYAAPKDTKKGWSRDLDDILRRCAETVELGGTQIMFQGGHHPDYGVEYYEEHFAAIKKEFPQLVIHSLGASEVEHMARISKVSVEEAVTRIHAAGLDSFAGAGAELLPERPRKAIAPLKESGERWLEIMEIAHGLGVESTSTMLMGTGETNAERIEHLRMIRDVQDRTGGFRAFIPYTYQPENNHLKGRTQATLFEYLRMIAIARMFLDNVAHIQGSWLTTGKEVGQLSLHYGADDLGSIMLEENVVSSAGAKHRSNRLEIIDLIRKAGRVPAQRATTYEHLVVHDDPANDPVDERVVSHISSTAIEGGTAHPELKLLAPN